The window CATGTTTATACGCAATATGTAAAAGCGGCGAAAATAGTTGGCACGAAAGATGATGAACACAGGTCGGTTCGCAAATAGATAATGGAGAATAAAATGATACGAAATGCTCAGGAAGATATCTCGCTGACAAAAATTGCATCGGCATCGATTCGTTTGTCAAAAATAGCACCGGAACTGCATGATATTTCCGTGGCTATGGAGCAGAATGCCCGCAAACAGGCGGCCGATTCGATGTCATTGGCCCACGCCAGCGAAGCGCTGATTGACGTCATGGAACAGACGATGACCCGTCTTGAGCACTCCTCCGGAGCCATCAACGACGTGGTGGATTCATTACGTGCGACGGCGATGAAAACCAAAATTCTGGCATTGAATGTATGCGTAGAGGCCAGTCGATTTAATTTTAACGGATCAGCCTTTGATGTGGTGGCTCGCGAAATATCAGATTTGGCCGAACACACGGGAAGCTCTGCCGAAACGGCGCACGACACCATGTGCTCCATGCATCAGTCCATGGATGAAATGTTTAGTGCCGCAGGTGTTCGGGATGCCGCCAAAGGTGCGCCGCCGGGTGAGAATCATGATCAGCTGGATTTATCCACGCTCAAAAATCATCTGTGTATGGTGGCCGATCGTGCACAGGAACATACCCATACGGCACAGACCCTTAGCGAAAACAGTGGACTGATTCGCCAGTTAAGCGAAGAACTGCTCCTGTCCGCCGGCCGCTTTCGTATGCCGGCGCATTATAAAGCGCAGCGGATATTTCGTACCTTTATCAGTGCGGCCGAAATAATGACGCTGCATCGAGGCACGATGGAAGCCTTTCTGCGAAATCAGCTGGTGCTGCATCCCTTTTTCGAACTGTTTTATGTAACAGATTCGCTGGGTCTGCAGATCACTGAAAATATCTGGTCAGATGCCGAACGCGACGGATCAGAAGCATTAGGAAAAAACTGGTCGGCACGTCCATGGTTTCGCGATGTGAAAGCGTCGCGCGAGATCTGCATCAGCAATATTTACCGCTCTGTAGCCACCGACAATTTTTGCTTTACGATATCAGGCCCCATACTTGTGGACGGCCTTATGAAAGGAGTTATCGCCGCCGATATCAACTTTGCGTCTTTACTTACCTTATAGGCCGTGTGATTCACTGTCTTACCTCCGCATTCGGGCATATGACTTCCGTTGTATGCCCGTTTGCGTTTTCATGGGCGGCATCGGGCTTGCTTCGATTATGAACAACGAAAGGTTTTTTATGAAGCGTTGGATTTTGCCGGTTTTAGTGATGAGTATCACTGCTCCGACCATTTTTGCCGAATTACCGTGGAACACCATGTCTCTTAAAATCTTTGTGGGACCTTCACAAAACGGAGGGACGCTCAAGGAAAACGGACTGGAGCACGAATACGAATATGGCGTAGGCGGCGTCATGGCACTCAATGACGAGATCGAGCTGGAACTGGCTGCATCCAAATGGGATGTGAAGAGCATGACGGCCGCCACAGTATTGGAAGAACATGCCAATAAACTGTCGCTGACGGGTCGCCGAAAATACTATTTCCCCAGCTTGTTTGTTCCCTGGTGGGAAGCCGGACTGGACTTCGCAACGATTGATTCCTATGAGCGGATTCTCCAGCATACGGATGCCTATAATTACTATGAGAATGAATACAGCCTGAGTGTATTCGGCGGCCATGTGGGCATCGGCGTCGATATTTATCCGTGGGAATACAGTGCCATCGCCGTATTCTTTGATATTCGCTACACGTATTACTTCACCAATACTGATATCAATCAATGGAGCGCATACGTCGGCTTACGATGGGACTTCTGGGATCGGGGACTCGATCGGCGCAACTACAAGCGGGTCGATCTCGGCGACACACACCCGTTGCAGGAAACTCCGGTTTATCTGCGCGAAGCCTCGCCCGATCCCAAATGGCAGGACTTCATCCCGGAAAATCTATACAAACCGATCCCCAAAGAAGGCGAATAATCCCCCATCCAAGTGCCAGCAACCGGACGCGCCCGAACCATCCCCGCCGTTAAAATTTGTAAGTGACGCCGCCTCGGACAACGAAATCATTTTTCTCTTTACCGGCCGCCGGAAGACTGTTGTAGTCATCAGTCAGCGTTACCTGCAAACCAAGGCCGCCATAAACCGGTGCATTTACACCCATTTCACCATGAAGAAGATAGGTGGAAAATTCGTCAAGGCGCGGGATGTACGTTCCGTCGGCCCAGCAGTCCGCCCCGTTTGCAAAAGTATGTTTTGCGTTGAGCCCGACAAAGGCCGCCAGATAATCCGACTCCGTCCCGCCCAGTTTTTCAACAATATACGAGGGGCCGGCCTCCATACCCGCCTCGCTCCTTTCCGAGCGATAAACCCGCATTCCACAGCCCGCATTCAGGGTATAGCGATAGGTTAAGTCTGCAATGTCATCGTATTTCCAGGAAAGCCCGCTCACAAAATAACTGCGTTCCGTCACATCATAGCTGTACAGCAGCCCGGCCATGGCATTGTCGGTCTTATCTGTTCCATCGGTGTGCTCATAGGCCTTCTGACCACGAAATTTCACACGGGATGATTCAAAATGACGGAGAACTGTCAGTCCGAAATCAAACTGGTTCTGTTCGGTATTGCCGCTTTTCTGCTGAAATCCCAGCGCGACCTTTCCCTCATAGGTTCCCGCTTTCTTATCGTCAGGCGTCACATACGCCACGCCCACCTGTTTTTGCCATCCGGCATCTTTATCTGCGAAAGACACCGACACCATGAAGGCGGCCAGAATCACACTCTGAATACATCTTTTCATCATACATTTCCTATCAAATCATTATCATGTTCTCATCCGCGAAAAAGGCTGAAGGTATGTACCGTTACGCATTGATGATGCAAGCACAATCGCGCACCGCATAAGGCGGCAAGATGAAAAACAGGTCGATGTGACGCAGGTATGGCGCGTCATAGAACGTTCCAATGATTGGAATTCCTGCCTAAAAAAGTTCCAATCATTGGAACTTTTACAAAAACAACCGCTTCTTGTTTTTTTACGAATAGGCTATACAAGGGAATAGAACAGGAATGAGGTGGCTGGCATATTCAATGCTAATTTTTAGAACTCTTAGGCTCATCAGCCGGCTGGCGTTACATTCGGGATGAAAAAGCAGACGCAGGGAAAGTGAAACACGGTATGACAGAACAGATTTTTCTGAATCGATGGCGGACAATCAAAACGTTTATGTGCCGGGCATTGCTCATGCTGGGGTGGGTGACGTCCGGTCAGGCGCAGCGCGTGAGTCTGACCATTACCAATGCCTATGGAATTCCATCCCTTTCCAGGGAGCAGATTCAGTCGGTATCGGTGACCACCAACGTGATATCGGATCAGTTCGGCTACGTTTATGCCATGGAAATCGGTGATTTAGACAATGACGGAAAGGCGGACGTGGTGGCCGCGGGATACCAGTCGGACAAAGTGGTGTGCTGGTTGAAAAAGCCGATCGGCTGGGTCTTGCAGACCATTGGTACCGGGGTGAATGGTGCCAGCGGCGTATCCCTCGCCGACATCGATCACGACGGAAAAGTGGATGTGGTTGGATCCGCAGATGAAGGCGGTCAGATCTACTGGTGGCGCAATGCTTCCGGCGACGGAACATCTTGGACCCCTTACATCGTCGATGGCAGCGTGACGAAGGCCTACGCAGTGGATACCGGCGACATGAATGGCGACGGACGCGCCGACATTGTTGCGGCATCCTATAGCGGCAATGCGATTTACTATTGGCAGAACATCGACGGATCGGGAACCAACTGGGAACGTCGCACCGTGGCGACCGGATTTAGCGGCCCCACCGACGTAAAATGTGCGGACATGGACAGCGATGGCGACCTGGATATTGTGGCCTGCGCCAACAGTGTGGGAACGGTCAGCTGGTGGGAAAACACAGAAGGAACAGGCGAGAAATGGGTGGTACACGTGATATCCCCCCGTACGGACGACGCGTTCACATTGGATGTGCAGGATGCCAACGGGGATGGGCAGCCCGACATTATTCTGGGTACCTCCGGCGGATTGATTATCTACTGGGAAAATCTGAATGCGGGCATCAGCTGGAGGCAGACAGCCGTGGCACAGGCTTTCACCGATATAAAAGACATCGCATGGGCTGATATGGATGAGGACGGCGATTTGGATGTGGTGGCCTGTAGCTTTGATAAAAATGAAATCGCCTGGTGGGAACAGCGCATTGATACATGGCAGAAATGGTCTATCTGTGCCAACTGGCCTGCGCCGCGCGCCCTAGCCTGCGGAGATCTGGATCAGGACGGACGCAGCGATGTGGCGGCGGGAACCTATTCGACAGATACCAGCGTCCGCTGGTTTGGCGAAGACCCCGAATACGCCATGACGCCGTTTGCTCCCGTTGCGGGACTGATTACAACCAACTATCTGCCGCAGGGTCGCATGGCGGCGGTGACCGTGACCAACAGCACCGTGGTCGACGACATGTTCCGCTATTTATGTTACGGATGGCAGGGCTCGGGCAGTTTCCCCAGCGGCTCGTCAACCAATACCGGTGCACAGACTGTTTCCATGGATTCCAGTGTCACCTGGCTCTGGAAACCCCAGTATCGACTGGAAGTCAGTGCCGACAAACATGGACTGGTGGATGGCACCTCCGGCTGGTATGACGACGGCGAAAAAGTAACCTTAACCGCCACCGCCGTTACCGAAGGCTATATCTTTTATCGCTGGTTCGGTGTGACGGAAAACATGGCCACCAACAATCCGCTGGTTCTAACCATGGATCAGCCCTACGAAGTGGAAGCCCAGTTTGCCATGAACTGGTATGAGGTCACCGCCTCGGCCGGACTAAACGGCTCCATTGTTCCCAGCGGCACCGTGCAGGTGGTATCCGGCGGAAATCAGACCTTCCGTTTTTATCCCGATGCCGGGTATGAAGTGAGCGAGGTCAAGGTCAACGACGAATCCAAGGGCGCAGGCAACGAATTCACCTTCGCCAATATCGACAGCAATTACACCCTGCAAGTCTATTTCTCGCGCAAAACCATCGGCATCCGTTCCACCAGCAGTTATGGCAATACCGTCCCGCCATCGGGCCGGACGACCATGCTCCCCGGGGGAACACAGATGACCTGTCGCGTATCCGATTCCCCGGTCATTGTGGGCGGAACCACCCAGTTTGTGTGCAATGGATGGACAGGAACGGGAAGTGTTCCCGGTTACGGAACATCCGATACCACGGCATCTTTTGTGTTGTCGGAATATTCGACGATTGCCTGGTCATGGAAGACACAGGTGCTCTTTTCGGCCACCAATGATGTGGGCGGACGCACCGATAAAACTGAAGAATGGGTGGATCGCGGCGGTGAAACACAGGTTTCGGCTATTCCGGATCAGGGCTATGTGTTCTCCGGCTGGAGCGGCAATATGGCGGTTTCGGCGCAGATGGATAATCCGCTGACGCTGCTGATGGATCGCAAACGCGATGTGACCGCGCATTTTGATGTATTTCGTCCCGTCATTGAGGCCGGCTCCGGCAATAACGGACGCATAGAGCCCAGCGGACGCATCGACACAGCCTATTTATCGCAGCCCACCTTTGAAATCATTCCCGACGAAGGCTATCGCATTGCTTCCGTCACCGTGGATGGCGTTTCGGTGGGCGTCCAGCCCGTCTATCAGTTTGAGCCGGTAGCGGCGGATCATACGATTTATGCCGTATTTTCCGATGATGCCTATGTGCTGACCGTGGCCAGTGCCTATGGAACCGCCTCCCCGGAGGCGGGAACACACAGCTTTTCTGCATCGGATATCATCCAGTGCAAACAGAACCAATCCATCGTAACGTCGGGAGCATCCACCCAGTTCCTTTGCACCGGATGGACGGGGTCGGGATCAGTGAGTGCCTCGGGCACCAACATGGAAACGTCGTTATTTATCCTGAAAAAAGACTCCGCCATCACCTGGAACTGGTCAACCCAGTATTGGTTTTCTGTAGACGCGGCGGCAGGCGGTACCGTCGATGCCAGCAATCAGTGGGTGGATGCCGAATCCATCAGCCGCATCACCGCCACCGCCGATCCCGGCTACAGTTTTGCCGGCTGGCAGCTGAGTATCACCGGACTGGATACCAATACCAATCCGCTGGACATCCCTTTCCATCAGGCCGTAACGGCCACCGCGCATTTTGAGGAACAGCGCGTCACGTTGACCGCCACCTCTGCAGGCATGGGGCAGATCGTCCCGTCGGGCTCCATTCGTGCCGATTACGGAACCAACGTGGCTTTTGTCATCACACCCAACACAGGCTATCGCGTGGAGGATGTCACCGTGGATGATTTGTCCATAGGCGCCACGACGGGGTACACGTTCACCAATGTAATGACCAATCACACCATTCACGCGTCTTTTACACTGGATTTTTATACGCTGTCGGTGACCAATGCAGGCAATTACGGACAACCCGTTCCTCAGGCAGGCAGCAGGACGGTCGCAGGCGGGTTGACCACCAATGGTCTGATGCTGAACAGTGTCGTCGAACGCGGTTCCACCCAGCTGGTCTGTGCCGGATGGACAGGCGCAGGCAGTGCGCCCACCAACGGAACGGGAACCAATACCGGCAGTTTTATCGTGCGCTCCGATAGCTCCGTCAACTGGCTGTGGAACACCAATGTGCAGCTGGCGGTGTCGGCCGGCCCCAATGGGGCGGTGAGTACGACCGGCGGCTGGTATCCCGTTGGAACCACCGGCGTAACCGTTCAGGCGGTTCCCGACGGCTATTTCCGTTTTGCTGGCTGGAGCGGCGATGTGCCGGCCAGTCAGTCCAATGCGAATCCGCTGGTTCTCAGCATGACACAGCCGCGCGCCATCACCGCGCAGTTCAGCACCAATACGATTTATGTATCTACGTCAAAATCGGGATCAGGCGATATCACTCCCGCATCGCAATTCTATCCTCCCAACAGCGATGTGACCATTCGCGTGGTTCCGTGGAGCGGATCGCGCATTCAGCAGATCATGCTGGACAGTGTTTCGCAGAGGCTGACCAATTATTACGACATGTCGCTGGTGCTCTCCAATCTGGTCAATGATCACACCGTTACCGCCACCTTCGGAGACGATGAATATGCACTGTATGTTCAGAGTGCCTATGGCGTGGTAGACCCCGCAGCGGGAACCAATATGTATGCCAAAGGAACATCGGTTCATTTATCTCTGGAGCGCTCCCCGCAATTGATTGGTGATGGACGCAGCCGTGCGGTCTACACAGAATTCAGCGGAACCGGTAGTGTGCCCGCCACCGGCACAGAAAGTAATCTGAGCATCACCGTCACGTCCGATTCTTCCATAACCTGGAACTGGAAAACCCAGCATGTTCTACAGGTCTCGTCCACCATCGGCGGACGCGTCAGCGGCGAGAGCAATGCATGGCATGATGTGGGCGACTCCGTATCACTGGTGGCCGCGCCGGACATCGGATATCGTTTTATTACCTGGAGCGGCGATGTTCCGTCCAGTGTTGCCGCGTCGAATATTATTGAATTAACCATGGATCAGGGACGCACCGTAGAGGCGGTGTTTGCCGACGCGTTCGCTGAGCTGGTGGTGTCCAGTCCCTATGGTCAGACCGATCCCGCAGAAGGCACGCACTCGTATGTTTACGGCAGCAATGTGACTTGCGGACAGCTCTATGCGTCCTGGCCCACCAACCCAGCGGGAACCCAGTTTGTCTGCCAGGGCTGGGCGGGAACCGGCGACGTACCGGCCAGTGGAACCACCCTGCAGACCGATACGTTCAGCCTGCAAGATGATTCGTCCATTGCCTGGCTGTGGATCACCAATGTAGAACTGTCACTGACGCAAACCGACGGCGGAACCATTGCCACCGATGCCGCATGGGTTCGACAGGGATCCAACGCGGTCATTACCGCCACCCCCGGCACGGGCATGTCTCTGAGTCGCTGGATCGGCGATGTCCCCGCCGCGAGTTCTAATCAGAATCCCCTGTATGTGATCATGGATCGATCCCGATCGGTGGAAGCCCTGTTTGTGACCAATCAACCCATACTCTCGATATCATCGAAATATGGAACACCCGTTCCTGCGGCGGGAAGCGAAGCCGGCGATTATGGTCGCGTGGAGAACTGCTCGGTGTCTCCAACGATTGTATCTCTTTCCAGCTCCGAACGCATGATCTGCACCGGTTGGAGCGGAACCGGCGATGTGGAGTCTTCCGGCAGTAATGTCACCACCAGTGTGATGATCACACAGGATTCCTCCCTGACCTGGAACTGGAAAAAACAGTATGTACTGGAGGCCTCGGGCGGACTCAACGGCTGGGTCAGCCCCACCTCCACGTGGTTTGATGTGGATGCTTCGGCGCAATGCCTCGCCACAGCCAATTCGGGGTATCAGTTTGACTATTGGTCGGGCGATGTGGCGGTGACCGATACCACAAACAATCCGGTGACCGTGACCATGGACGCGGCCCGCACCCTGCGCGCTAATTTTATTGAGGTTCGTCCCATCCTGGTCGTGAGCAACAGCATTGGCGGCTGTTCTCCGGCACCCGGCACGCATACCGAATATGATTACGGCGACGAGATTGGCCTGTTGATTTATCAGACGCCCTATCCTTCCAATGCCCTGTCCACCCACTATGTCTGCACCGGCTGGAACGGATCGGGCAGCGTCCCCTCGTCGGGATCCGGTTCCTATACCAACATCATCCTGCAGGAAGCTTCGCTCATCAGCTGGAACTGGAAAACCCAGTTTATGCTGACGGTTACGTCTTCTGTATATGGATCCGTTGCCTCCGTTTCCGGCTGGAAAGACCAGAATGCAGAGGTGGATGTGACGGCCATGCCTGATACCGGCCAGGTCTTTGCAGGCTGGAGCGGCGATTTATCCTCCCCGTCTTCCAGCAACGAGAATCCCATGACCGTGACCATGGATCAGTCGCGGCGGATAGAAGCCCGTTTTACCACCAATCGTCCTGTCCTGACCATTATCAGCGATCTGGGCGAAGCCATTCCCGCCGTCGGCATCTATAGCACCAATTACCATGCCGAAATCTTTGCATCGGTCACCTGCGGCGTGATCACTAATGGCCCGGGTACACAATACCTGCAGCAGGGCTGGAGCGGATCGGGCAGTATTCCGCCATCGGGCGACACCTGTCATTTGTCCGCCACCATCACCAACGATTCCACGCTGGTATGGAACTGGCAGGTGCAATATGCTCTAACAGTCACCAATGAGGCGGGCGGCACCGTCGATGCCCCGTCGGGCTGGCATAATATGGGAACCAATGTATCCATCCGCGCGGTTCCCGATGCGCATTTCCGTTTCGACTCCTGGCAGGGCAACGGCATTCCCGATGCCCTGACCAATCGTGCCGAATTATCGGTGGCCATGTCCGAACCGATTTCGCTTACGGCTCTCTTCAGCACCAATAATCTGCTGATCACCGCCACGGTAGAAGGCACCGACTGCGGTTCGATGTCGCCCACCGGAACCATCGTCGTGGCTCCCCATGGCGAGCTGGCCTTTGACCTGGCGACGAAAAACCATTGCGAAGGCTATCTGGTGGTGGATGGACGTTATGTGGCATTTACCAATCGGTATGTGTTCTCCGATGTCATCGAAGACCATTCCATTCGGGCCGTGTTCGAAAAGGAAAATGTACTCCTGTATGTGGGCAGCACCTATCCCGATGGACGCACCGTACCGCCCATCGGTGCCATTACCTATAAATATGGCGACAGTGTGACCTGTATGGTGACCAATTCCCCTTACGACGACGGCGTGACCCTCTTTACCTGCAATGGCTGGACCGGCGCCGGCAATGTGCCGCTGTATACCAATGGAATGGATCCCGCCGTGGTTCCCACCTTCACTATGGAGGAAGACTCACAGATCATCTGGCAGTGGGATACCAATTACTGGCTGGAAATTGTGCCATCGCCCTTCGGCAGCGTCGATGTGGATTCCGGATGGAAGGCGAATGAACTGATTACATTAAATGCCACCGTCAGTAATCACGCCAGTTTTGTGGGTTGGGCCGGCGATACAGAAAATGCGGTGACCAACGGGACGGAACTGGTATTTATGATGGAGCATGCCCGCACCATCGAACCCGTTTTTGCGCCGGATAAATATATCGTCACCATTGAGTCGGCCCACGGCAATGTGGATCCGGAACCGGGATCGCAGGCCTATGATTATGGAACGCGTGTGGTCTCTCAGCTGACGAGTAATCCCGTTTTTGTGGGCGAATTCGCCACGCAGTACACCTGCTCCGGCTGGTCGCTCATGTCCACGAATGGACTGACATGGACCAACGGCACGTCCACACAGGCGGTGTACGTCGTCACCAATTCCGCCACTATTCGCTGGAACTGGGAGACCAAATATTATCTGGATCTCTCCATGCAGGGAGAAGGCAAACTGGTTGATCGCTATGCCCGCTCCATGACCAGTCAATGGATGGCTGTGAGCAATATGGTTTTTCTGGAGGCCGTTCCCGATACCTATTCTTCTTTCAACAGCTGGACGGGAACCATGAATACCAGTGAGTCTCTCATCTTTTTCTATATGACCAAGTCCTATCAGCTCACCGCCCTGTTCGATACAAAGAAAACAACTCAGGGCGTCCCTTACTGGTGGATGGCACAATACGGCTGGACCGATCAGTTTGATATCAATGCCGGTCTCGATCAGGACGGCGACGGCTTCTTCACCTGGCAGGAATGGATTGCCTTCACCGTGCCCACCAATGCCGCCAGTTATCTGTCCGTCGACTCCTTCAATAGCAGCGGGACTAATCGCACGTTGTCATGGTGTGCCCAGACCAATCGCGTCTATCGCATCGATGCCATCACCAATCTGCTGTCCACCAACTGGATCTATCTCGCCACCCAGCTCACCTTCCCCGACACCAACGGCACCTATCAAATCACCGGCGACTGGCTTACCCGTCCCGAAGCCATCTTCCTCCTTCAGGTCGAAGAGCCCTGACAGCCTTCGAATGTCGCCCAATAACAAGGCGGTGTCGCATCGAGTACTCGTTGCCACCGCACTCCATGGCTTCTCATCGGCTCTTCCGACAAGCGAAAGCATCCTCAAAACACACGGACTATCCGACTACATTTTCAAACTGCCCCATTTCAGGCATTTTCACGCCGTCCATAACCCCCGACCCAAATAACGATCCAGGCTCGGGGTTTTCACCCCGAGCCCGTGGATTGGACGTATCGAAAACAGGCGTTAGAAACGCCCGAATTCGACATCATCCAGTTGAATAACCTCATCGGCGGCGGGCTTGCTTTTTTTCGGCGCCGCACTCCAGCCGTCGTTGCTGGACGAACGAGGTAATTGAGGTTTTTTGGGCGGAATGTCCCTCGATTTTTGTGCTGCGGGCAACCGTTTCGCCTGCTGATTTTTGCTCAATTGAAATGTAGCGATCTGTTCCTTCAGCAGATTCGCCTGACCGCTCAGTTCTTCGGCCGCCGCCGCAGTTTCTTCCGCATTGGCGGTGTTCTGCTGGGTAACCTGATCCACCTGAGTCAGGCCAACATTTATTTGTGCGACGCTTTCCGCCTGTTCGTTGGATGCCGCCGCGATTTCGCCCACCAGATCAGCGGCCTTGACAATACCACCAATAATACCCTGGAAGGATTCTGATGTCCCCTTGGCCACTTGCAGGCCGGTGGCCACTTTGGTTCCGGAAAGATCAATCAGATCCGCTGTTTCCTTGGCTGCCTTGGCACTGCGTCCGGCCAGATTACGCACTTCATCGGCCACCACGGCAAAACCCTTGCCATGCACGCCGGCGCGCGCCGCTTCCACGGCCGCATTCAGTGCCAGCAAGTTGGTCTGGAAGGCAATATCATCAATCACTTTAATGATTTTGGCGATCTGCAGGCTGGAGGTGTTGATGTCATTCATGGCCTCTACCATGCCGGACATCTGCTTCCCGCCGCTTTCTGCCGCATCGCGGGCCTGATTGGCCAACAGCGTCGCCTGGGTTGCATTTTCCGCATTGGTTTTTGTCTGCGAGGCAATTTCAGACAGGGAACTGGCCACTTCTTCCAGCGACGAGGCCTGTTCCGAAGCACCCTGAGACAGCGTCTGGCTTGCCCCGGAAATCTGCTGTGCCCCTGCAGTTACCTGCAGCACCGCCGTGGATACCTGCAATAATGCCGCATCCAGCGTGTGAATCATTCCGTTCACATTTGCTTTCAGATCGGCAAACTGTCCCTTGTACTGCCCTGTCATCTGTCCGGTTAAATCATTTTTGGCCGCCCGGTTGAGTACATCAGCGGTTTCATTCAGTGGTTTCACAATGGCCGTCATAATGCCGTTCAGTCCTTGTGCAATGCCGTTCCAGCTGCCTTCGTATTGTTCTGCATCCACACGAATATCCAGTTCTCCATCCTGACCGGCCTGCACCAGACGCTGAATATCCTCGCTCACTTTATTCAGTACGTTTATGCACGTATTCATGTTTTGTCTGTTCTTTTCGTAGTCCCCTTTGGCTTCGTCGGTGATCAGTTCAAGTGCCGCCCCATGCGCAATTTTTTCCATCACGCCACCAACCGTATTCAAACGACCTACCAGCACATCCATCATCTGATTTACGCCCTGAATCACTTCTTTGTACGCCCCCTGATGCCGATCCTCGTCGGCACGCACGGAAAGCGAGCCGTCGGCTCCCGCCTGGGCCAGTGTATTCGCATCATCGACCAGCGCTTTGATGTTCTCGCGCATGGCAATGAGGTATTCATGAATCTGATCATCATCCGACGCCTTTTCCATATCGGCGTTCATGTCTCCCTGACTGATGCGCGTTACATAGTTCACCAATTCTGTCATCCATGCGTGCATGCCATTGACGGCGTCCTTCATTATTTTATGATCGCCCGCACATTCAATTTCGACTTTTTCCCGCAGATCGCAGCTGCGAATCAATCGCAGTACCCGGTTTTCTTCCGCAATCGGCAGTAAAATTTCGTCGAGCATATCATTCACGCCCGTAACCATCTGCTGGAAGCCGCCGGAAAACAAGCTGGCATCACCACGCTCTTCTAAGTGTCCGAGTCGACCTGATTCTGACAAATGAGCCAGCACGGCATTCACGCGGTTCAGCACTGCGAGCAGCTCCTGAAAAGCTGCGGCCAGCTGTCCGATTTCGTCCGTCCGTTTCTCATGCAGTTCCACAGACAGATCTCCCTCAGCAATCGACTGTGCCGCTCCTGCCAGTCGTTTCAGCGGGCGGGAAATACCCAGAGCCAGCGATAACCCGAAGATCAGGCTGAAACCGGCCCCTGCGATGAGCAGGATGCTGAGCATCCAATAATTATTCGAGGCCAGCGCATCCCCTTCATGACTCGATTTTTCTCCCAGCTGAATATTAAGTTCTACCAATTGATCG of the Spartobacteria bacterium genome contains:
- a CDS encoding VCBS repeat-containing protein encodes the protein MTEQIFLNRWRTIKTFMCRALLMLGWVTSGQAQRVSLTITNAYGIPSLSREQIQSVSVTTNVISDQFGYVYAMEIGDLDNDGKADVVAAGYQSDKVVCWLKKPIGWVLQTIGTGVNGASGVSLADIDHDGKVDVVGSADEGGQIYWWRNASGDGTSWTPYIVDGSVTKAYAVDTGDMNGDGRADIVAASYSGNAIYYWQNIDGSGTNWERRTVATGFSGPTDVKCADMDSDGDLDIVACANSVGTVSWWENTEGTGEKWVVHVISPRTDDAFTLDVQDANGDGQPDIILGTSGGLIIYWENLNAGISWRQTAVAQAFTDIKDIAWADMDEDGDLDVVACSFDKNEIAWWEQRIDTWQKWSICANWPAPRALACGDLDQDGRSDVAAGTYSTDTSVRWFGEDPEYAMTPFAPVAGLITTNYLPQGRMAAVTVTNSTVVDDMFRYLCYGWQGSGSFPSGSSTNTGAQTVSMDSSVTWLWKPQYRLEVSADKHGLVDGTSGWYDDGEKVTLTATAVTEGYIFYRWFGVTENMATNNPLVLTMDQPYEVEAQFAMNWYEVTASAGLNGSIVPSGTVQVVSGGNQTFRFYPDAGYEVSEVKVNDESKGAGNEFTFANIDSNYTLQVYFSRKTIGIRSTSSYGNTVPPSGRTTMLPGGTQMTCRVSDSPVIVGGTTQFVCNGWTGTGSVPGYGTSDTTASFVLSEYSTIAWSWKTQVLFSATNDVGGRTDKTEEWVDRGGETQVSAIPDQGYVFSGWSGNMAVSAQMDNPLTLLMDRKRDVTAHFDVFRPVIEAGSGNNGRIEPSGRIDTAYLSQPTFEIIPDEGYRIASVTVDGVSVGVQPVYQFEPVAADHTIYAVFSDDAYVLTVASAYGTASPEAGTHSFSASDIIQCKQNQSIVTSGASTQFLCTGWTGSGSVSASGTNMETSLFILKKDSAITWNWSTQYWFSVDAAAGGTVDASNQWVDAESISRITATADPGYSFAGWQLSITGLDTNTNPLDIPFHQAVTATAHFEEQRVTLTATSAGMGQIVPSGSIRADYGTNVAFVITPNTGYRVEDVTVDDLSIGATTGYTFTNVMTNHTIHASFTLDFYTLSVTNAGNYGQPVPQAGSRTVAGGLTTNGLMLNSVVERGSTQLVCAGWTGAGSAPTNGTGTNTGSFIVRSDSSVNWLWNTNVQLAVSAGPNGAVSTTGGWYPVGTTGVTVQAVPDGYFRFAGWSGDVPASQSNANPLVLSMTQPRAITAQFSTNTIYVSTSKSGSGDITPASQFYPPNSDVTIRVVPWSGSRIQQIMLDSVSQRLTNYYDMSLVLSNLVNDHTVTATFGDDEYALYVQSAYGVVDPAAGTNMYAKGTSVHLSLERSPQLIGDGRSRAVYTEFSGTGSVPATGTESNLSITVTSDSSITWNWKTQHVLQVSSTIGGRVSGESNAWHDVGDSVSLVAAPDIGYRFITWSGDVPSSVAASNIIELTMDQGRTVEAVFADAFAELVVSSPYGQTDPAEGTHSYVYGSNVTCGQLYASWPTNPAGTQFVCQGWAGTGDVPASGTTLQTDTFSLQDDSSIAWLWITNVELSLTQTDGGTIATDAAWVRQGSNAVITATPGTGMSLSRWIGDVPAASSNQNPLYVIMDRSRSVEALFVTNQPILSISSKYGTPVPAAGSEAGDYGRVENCSVSPTIVSLSSSERMICTGWSGTGDVESSGSNVTTSVMITQDSSLTWNWKKQYVLEASGGLNGWVSPTSTWFDVDASAQCLATANSGYQFDYWSGDVAVTDTTNNPVTVTMDAARTLRANFIEVRPILVVSNSIGGCSPAPGTHTEYDYGDEIGLLIYQTPYPSNALSTHYVCTGWNGSGSVPSSGSGSYTNIILQEASLISWNWKTQFMLTVTSSVYGSVASVSGWKDQNAEVDVTAMPDTGQVFAGWSGDLSSPSSSNENPMTVTMDQSRRIEARFTTNRPVLTIISDLGEAIPAVGIYSTNYHAEIFASVTCGVITNGPGTQYLQQGWSGSGSIPPSGDTCHLSATITNDSTLVWNWQVQYALTVTNEAGGTVDAPSGWHNMGTNVSIRAVPDAHFRFDSWQGNGIPDALTNRAELSVAMSEPISLTALFSTNNLLITATVEGTDCGSMSPTGTIVVAPHGELAFDLATKNHCEGYLVVDGRYVAFTNRYVFSDVIEDHSIRAVFEKENVLLYVGSTYPDGRTVPPIGAITYKYGDSVTCMVTNSPYDDGVTLFTCNGWTGAGNVPLYTNGMDPAVVPTFTMEEDSQIIWQWDTNYWLEIVPSPFGSVDVDSGWKANELITLNATVSNHASFVGWAGDTENAVTNGTELVFMMEHARTIEPVFAPDKYIVTIESAHGNVDPEPGSQAYDYGTRVVSQLTSNPVFVGEFATQYTCSGWSLMSTNGLTWTNGTSTQAVYVVTNSATIRWNWETKYYLDLSMQGEGKLVDRYARSMTSQWMAVSNMVFLEAVPDTYSSFNSWTGTMNTSESLIFFYMTKSYQLTALFDTKKTTQGVPYWWMAQYGWTDQFDINAGLDQDGDGFFTWQEWIAFTVPTNAASYLSVDSFNSSGTNRTLSWCAQTNRVYRIDAITNLLSTNWIYLATQLTFPDTNGTYQITGDWLTRPEAIFLLQVEEP